The proteins below come from a single Rosa rugosa chromosome 2, drRosRugo1.1, whole genome shotgun sequence genomic window:
- the LOC133729522 gene encoding 5'-3' exoribonuclease 3-like: protein MGVPAFYRWLAEKYPLVVVDVVEEEPIVIDDVSIPVDTTKPNPNGLEFDNLYLDMNGIIHPCFHPEDRPSPTTFDEVFQCMFEYIDRIFGMVRPRKVLYMAIDGVAPRAKMNQQRSRRFRAAKDAADAEAEEEKLREEFEAEGRKLPPKLQSQTFDSNVITPGTPFMAVLSVALQYYIHLRLNNDPGWKNVKVILSDANAPGEGEHKIMSYIRLQRNLPGYDPNTRHCLYGLDADLIMLALATHEVHFSILREVVFTAQQDKCFLCGQMGHLAADCEGKAKRKDGDHLDDDQEGTSAEVVAKKPYQFLNIWTLREYLDYEMRNIPNSPFEIDLERIVDDFIFICFFVGNDFLPHMPTLEIREGAINLLMAVYKKEFHALGGYLTDSSKLNLSRVERFIQAVGCYEDKIFQKRAQLHQRQAQRIKRAKVQVPQVQPDSLVAVNRFQGSRLASGPSPAPYQQYSRSSGRENPEKVARLSSEASSVGAAIVEAENSSTLDVEVHENKEDLKAKLKEILREKSDAFNSKNPQEEDKVKLGEPGWRDRYYEEKFSAKTQEEREAVRKDVILRYTEGLCWVMNYYYEGVCSWEWFYPYHYAPFASDLKDLGQLKISFNLGTPFKPFNQLLGVFPAASAHALPEQYRKLMTDPDSPIIDFYPTNFEVDMNGKRYAWQGIAKLPFIDQGRLLSEVEKIEHTLTEEETRRNSMMFEMLFVSSSHPLSVCIYLLDDCCRHLTDKDRVEVKEQIDPKYSEGMNGYLSSCAGESCPPVFRSPVKCMEDIMDNQVICAIYSLPEVHKHITRPPAGVIFPKKTVMVGDLKPAPVLWHEDSGRNPPGTTLQRQLGDAAHRLVVNSLQVKVDNISYGNQMQAGPRPQYYPPHPLYNDQGLLGMPLPRTFQHPQGQHYRNSSFTSDRHSSSAVYNAQNRSPSQHHDRGSGHAYYHQSGRHQNGGLIYPQIPITQAPSGLRPGPSQGVYNKYQSYQPSGVIKDFDGRILD, encoded by the coding sequence ATGGGGGTTCCGGCTTTCTATAGATGGTTAGCGGAGAAGTATCCGCTTGTGGTTGTAGATGTGGTGGAGGAGGAACCGATTGTGATTGATGATGTTTCGATTCCGGTTGACACCACGAAACCGAACCCGAATGGTCTTGAGTTTGACAATCTTTACTTGGACATGAATGGGATTATTCATCCTTGTTTTCACCCTGAGGACAGGCCGAGTCCGACGACTTTTGATGAGGTGTTTCAGTGCATGTTTGAGTATATAGATAGGATTTTTGGGATGGTGCGGCCGAGAAAGGTACTGTACATGGCCATTGATGGTGTTGCCCCTAGGGCGAAGATGAATCAGCAGAGGTCGAGGAGGTTTAGGGCTGCGAAAGACGCGGCGGACGCGGAGGCTGAAGAAGAGAAGCTTCGTGAGGAGTTTGAAGCGGAGGGGAGGAAGCTTCCGCCAAAATTGCAGTCGCAAACTTTTGATTCCAATGTCATTACTCCTGGAACTCCTTTTATGGCTGTTTTATCAGTTGCATTGCAGTACTATATTCATCTTAGGTTAAATAATGATCCTGGATGGAAAAATGTTAAGGTTATCCTTTCTGATGCAAATGCTCCGGGTGAAGGGGAACACAAGATTATGTCATATATTCGTCTTCAAAGAAACCTTCCTGGTTATGATCCGAATACGCGTCATTGCCTGTATGGTTTGGATGCCGATTTAATTATGCTGGCTTTGGCTACACATGAAGTTCATTTTTCAATCCTGCGAGAGGTTGTTTTCACTGCACAGCAAGACAAATGCTTCCTTTGTGGTCAGATGGGTCATTTAGCGGCAGATTGTGAAGGAAAGGCAAAACGAAAGGATGGAGATCACCTTGATGATGATCAGGAAGGTACCAGTGCTGAGGTGGTGGCCAAGAAGCCGTACCAGTTTCTCAACATTTGGACTCTTAGAGAATATTTAGACTATGAGATGCGGAATATTCCCAATTCCCCATTTGAGATTGATCTTGAGCGCATTGTGGATGATTTCATATTCATTTGTTTTTTCGTTGGAAATGATTTCCTGCCACATATGCCTACTCTGGAGATCCGTGAGGGTGCAATCAACTTGCTTATGGCTGTATACAAAAAGGAATTTCATGCACTGGGTGGATATCTGACTGATTCAAGCAAGCTGAATTTGAGTCGGGTGGAGCGTTTCATTCAGGCAGTTGGTTGTTATGAAGACAAAATATTCCAGAAACGAGCTCAATTGCATCAGCGGCAGGCACAAAGAATAAAGCGTGCCAAGGTGCAAGTTCCCCAAGTTCAGCCAGATTCTTTAGTTGCAGTTAATCGATTTCAAGGTTCTCGTCTTGCTTCAGGTCCTTCTCCCGCCCCCTATCAACAGTATTCTAGATCATCTGGTAGAGAAAATCCTGAAAAAGTTGCACGCTTATCTTCAGAGGCATCAAGTGTTGGTGCTGCTATTGTTGAAGCTGAGAACAGCAGTACTCTTGATGTTGAAGTGCATGAAAATAAGGAAGATTTAAAAGCAAAGCTCAAAGAGATTCTTCGTGAGAAATCCGATGCTTTTAACTCTAAAAATCCCCAAGAAGAAGACAAGGTTAAATTGGGAGAACCTGGATGGAGGGATAGGTATTATGAAGAAAAGTTTTCTGCAAAAACTCAGGAAGAACGTGAAGCAGTTCGTAAAGATGTTATCTTGCGATACACGGAAGGTTTATGTTGGGTGATGAACTATTATTATGAAGGGGTTTGTTCATGGGAGTGGTTTTATCCCTATCATTATGCACCCTTTGCTTCTGATCTCAAGGACCTAGGTCAGCTAAAGATAAGCTTCAATTTGGGCACTCCCTTTAAACCCTTCAATCAGCTGTTGGGGGTTTTCCCAGCTGCAAGCGCCCATGCCCTTCCTGAACAATACAGAAAGTTAATGACTGATCCAGACTCGCCTATTATTGACTTTTACCCTACTAACTTTGAAGTGGATATGAATGGGAAACGGTATGCATGGCAGGGTATTGCAAAATTGCCGTTCATTGACCAAGGTCGTCTTCTTTCTGAGGTCGAGAAAATTGAACACACATTGACAGAGGAGGAAACCCGGAGAAACTCCATGATGTTTGAGATGCTCTTTGTTTCATCTTCTCATCCTCTCTCTGTATGCATATACCTTCTTGACGATTGTTGCAGACATTTGACAGACAAAGATCGAGTTGAGGTTAAGGAACAAATTGATCCCAAATACAGTGAAGGGATGAATGGTTATCTGTCTTCATGTGCCGGAGAGTCTTGTCCTCCTGTTTTTCGGTCTCCTGTTAAATGCATGGAGGATATCATGGACAACCAAGTCATCTGCGCAATATATAGCCTACCAGAAGTGCATAAGCATATAACTCGACCACCTGCAGGTGTTATTTTCCCCAAGAAGACTGTGATGGTGGGGGATCTGAAGCCTGCACCTGTTTTATGGCATGAAGATTCTGGGCGGAACCCTCCTGGAACCACTTTGCAAAGACAGCTTGGGGATGCCGCACATCGACTGGTTGTTAATAGCTTACAGGTGAAGGTAGACAACATTAGCTATGGCAATCAAATGCAGGCGGGGCCTCGGCCTCAATATTACCCACCACATCCTTTGTACAATGATCAGGGACTACTTGGAATGCCACTACCTAGAACATTTCAGCATCCTCAAGGTCAGCACTACCGAAATTCAAGTTTCACTAGTGATCGGCATTCATCATCAGCTGTGTATAACGCTCAGAATAGGTCGCCTTCTCAACATCATGACAGGGGTTCTGGGCACGCTTACTATCATCAATCAGGAAGGCATCAGAATGGTGGGCTCATTTACCCTCAGATACCTATTACACAGGCTCCTTCAGGGTTGAGACCTGGTCCTTCTCAAGGTGTTTATAACAAGTATCAGAGTTACCAGCCATCTGGAGTTATCAAAGATTTTGATGGCCGGATTCTAGACTAG
- the LOC133729525 gene encoding glutamate receptor 2.7-like: MSSPSANLYKVKTIWLLSSLLIYLFIILSNGVAAQNDISVTNVGAIIDLNSRIGKEQKVAMEIAAESFNKKSNTHELILHFRNSSGEPFLAASAAEELIKEEKVQVIVGMEYWPEAVQVADHVKNQSQVVPVISFGAPLITPPIIQHRWPFLIRMTSDGSDQMKCIAHIVAAYNWKRVVVIYEDDGYGGYVGLLSLLSEALQDANANIENHLVLPRLNNSSESKPNWDEVEELLKLPTFQSRVFIVLQSSLPTVTNLFRVAKKMGLVGRESAWIFTECITSLLNPQGNYDMEGSLGIKTYYPTESSSYAEFHKEFQAKYAEGNNSKPGIYTLRAYDTINVISQAIERMPNNTASTSLQDMITRLLSKYKGLSGDMHFNKGEALLDSPRLRIVNVVDGKMNRELNFWTPNDGFSEGLDPNSVDVVGKVIWPGNLSRTPKGWAMPSVEKPMIIGVPGKTSFSKFVKVEYKDNPDENTYDGFCIQIFYKVLSRLNYSLPYEFHAHDGDYDGLVEKVHNKTYDAVVGDITVLADRMDKVEFTQPYMGSGLSMIVPEVTDEEATWMFMKPFTWQMWVVTGSILIYTMLVVWFLERPTNPEFGGPLKDQIGTAIWFTFSSLFFAHREKVYSNLTRVVFILWLFVVLILTSSYTANLSSMLTVQRLKPNVTDIEMLKRTNATVGLDGDSFVYTYMEEVLGFKEVNLMNVSSEYDYTGYFKNKTILAAFLEIPYAEVFLNKYCDGYTDNTPPNRFGGLSFMFQKGSPIARDFTMAILELLENGEMKKLQNEWLSPEEECTKNSTSNRPESLSLDSFSGLYVISGATSTFCFLLSLAIWLRRFQLQETNEGNASPSNENIWNKTVRIVKFFKLTDLEIPNRSPTFASYIVDWTTPRWGDYSPTSNTPEQPPVFTPGEIECTPVEHTETRV; this comes from the exons atgtcTTCTCCCTCTGCAAACCTTTACAAAGTCAAAACGATTTGGCTCCTGTCTTCTCTGCTTATCTATTTGTTCATCATTCTATCCAATGGAGTTGCAGCGCAAAATGATATCAGTGTCACAAACGTTGGAGCAATCATTGATCTTAATTCTCGTATCGGCAAAGAGCAGAAAGTTGCCATGGAAATTGCAGCTGAAAGCTTCAACAAGAAGTCCAACACTCATGAACTAATCCTTCATTTTCGAAATTCAAGCGGAGAACCCTTTCTTGCTGCTTCTGCTG CTGAAGAGTtgataaaggaagaaaaagtaCAAGTGATTGTTGGCATGGAGTATTGGCCAGAAGCAGTTCAAGTAGCTGATCATGTTAAAAACCAATCTCAAGTTGTTCCGGTAATTTCATTTGGTGCACCTCTTATAACTCCTCCAATAATCCAACACCGGTGGCCTTTCTTGATAAGAATGACAAGCGATGGATCAGATCAAATGAAATGCATTGCACACATAGTTGCTGCATACAATTGGAAAAGGGTTGTTGTGATATACGAAGACGATGGTTATGGTGGCTATGTTGGATTGCTATCTCTTTTGTCTGAGGCTCTTCAAGATGCTAATGCAAACATTGAGAATCATTTGGTTCTTCCGAGACTAAATAATTCTTCGGAGTCTAAGCCTAATTGGGATGAAGTAGAAGAGCTGTTGAAGCTTCCCACCTTTCAGTCTCGGGTGTTTATTGTTCTTCAATCATCTTTACCAACAGTGACTAATCTGTTCAGAGTGGCTAAGAAGATGGGACTTGTAGGGAGAGAGTCAGCTTGGATATTCACAGAATGTATCACTAGTTTGCTTAACCCTCAAGGTAACTACGATATGGAAGGATCTCTGGGAATCAAGACCTACTACCCCACTGAGTCTAGTTCTTATGCCGAATTCCACAAGGAATTCCAAGCTAAGTATGCAGAAGGAAATAACTCCAAGCCAGGAATTTATACTCTTCGAGCATACGATACTATTAATGTCATTTCACAGGCCATAGAAAGAATGCCTAATAACACCGCTAGTACTAGCCTTCAAGATATGATAACTAGATTGTTGAGCAAGTACAAGGGTTTAAgtggggatatgcacttcaatAAAGGTGAAGCACTGTTGGATTCTCCTAGACTGAGGATTGTAAATGTTGTGGATGGGAAGATGAACAGAGAGTTAAACTTTTGGACACCAAATGATGGGTTCTCAGAAGGCCTTGACCCAAATAGCGTTGATGTTGTTGGTAAAGTAATTTGGCCTGGGAACCTAAGCCGTACCCCAAAAGGATGGGCAATGCCTAGTGTTGAAAAGCCAATGATAATTGGGGTTCCAGGTAAAACTTCCTTCAGCAAATTTGTAAAGGTGGAGTATAAGGACAATCCTGATGAGAATACATATGATGGTTTCTGCATTCAAATTTTCTATAAGGTTTTAAGTCGTTTGAATTATTCTCTGCCGTACGAGTTTCATGCTCACGATGGAGACTATGATGGCCTGGTTGAAAAAGTCCATAACAAG ACCTATGATGCTGTTGTTGGTGATATAACCGTTCTAGCTGACCGAATGGACAAGGTGGAATTCACTCAACCCTATATGGGGTCAGGGTTGTCAATGATAGTACCAGAAGTAACCGATGAGGAGGCAACATGGATGTTTATGAAACCTTTTACATGGCAAATGTGGGTGGTGACCGGTTCCATTTTAATCTACACAATGTTGGTAGTATGGTTCCTAGAGCGGCCAACCAATCCCGAATTTGGTGGTCCATTGAAGGATCAAATTGGAACAGCAATTTGGTTCACCTTCTCCTCTTTATTCTTTGCTCACA GAGAAAAAGTCTATAGTAACTTAACTCGAGTAGTTTTTATTCTATGGCTGTTTGTTGTATTGATCCTAACCTCAAGCTACACTGCTAATCTCTCTTCAATGCTCACCGTTCAACGACTGAAACCAAATGTAACAGACATCGAAATGCTAAAAAGAACCAATGCAACAGTTGGTTTGGATGGGGATTCATTCGTGTACACATACATGGAGGAGGTTCTTGGATTCAAGGAAGTTAACTTGATGAACGTATCGAGTGAATACGACTATACAGGCTacttcaaaaacaaaacaatattaGCTGCCTTTCTCGAAATCCCCTATGCTGAAGTATTCTTGAACAAGTATTGTGATGGATATACTGATAACACTCCTCCCAATAGATTTGGAGGCTTAAGCTTT ATGTTTCAGAAAGGCTCTCCCATTGCCAGGGATTTCACTATGGCCATATTAGAGCTATTGGAGAATGGAGAGATGAAGAAACTTCAAAATGAGTGGTTGTCGCCGGAGGAGGAGTGCACGAAGAATTCAACTTCCAATCGACCAGAAAGCTTAAGCCTCGACAGCTTTTCTGGCCTCTATGTAATATCCGGTGCTACTTCTACCTTCTGCTTTCTACTATCTCTTGCTATCTGGCTGAGGAGGTTTCAGCTCCAAGAAACAAATGAAGGCAATGCAAGTCCAAGTAATGAAAATATTTGGAACAAAACTGTCAGAATAGTAAAGTTTTTCAAACTTACAGATCTTGAAATTCCAAATAGATCTCCAACTTTTGCTAGTTATATTGTGGATTGGACTACTCCAAGGTGGGGGGATTACTCGCCTACTTCCAACACTCCAGAGCAGCCTCCGGTGTTCACGCCAGGAGAGATCGAATGCACTCCAGTAGAACATACAGAAACAAGGGTATAG